AATCAAATAAAAGAAGGAAATATTAAAGAATTAAATATAATATTAAAAGCCGATTTACAAGGGTCTGTTGAAGCTATACAACAGTCTATTGAACAGTTAAGTAATGATGAAGTTAGAATAAAGGTAATACATGGGGCTGTAGGTGCAATTACAGAAACAGATGTAATGTTTGCAGCAGCATCAAATGCCATAATAATAGGCTTTAATGTAAGACCTGACAGTAAAGCTAAATCTTTAGCCGAAAAAGAAAAAGTTGATATAAGATTATATAGGATTATATATGATGCAATTGATGACATTAAAGCAGCAATGAAGGGAATGCTTGAACCTGAATTTAAAGAGCGTGAGCTTGGTAAAGCTGAAGTAAGGGCAGTATTTAAAGTGCCTGGTGTTGGTAATGTAGCTGGTTGTTATGTACTTGAAGGTAAAATATTACGTAGTGCAGAAATAAGAATAGTCAGAAATGGAATAGTAATATATGAAGGGAAAATTGCTTCTTTAAAAAGATTCAAAGAGGATACGAAGGAAGTTTTACAGGGGTTTGAATGTGGAATTGGGATAGAGCGATTTAACGATATAAAAGAAGGAGATGTATTAGAGGCATTTCAAATGGAAGAAATACCTCGATGAAAGGATGAAACAAAGTGCAATACAGAAGTGGTAGGTTATCTGAAGAAATAAAACGTGAGATAAGTAAAATGATTTTTGAAGAAATTAAAGACCCAAGAATAAGTCCAATGATAAGTATCACTGATATAAATGTAACAAGAGATCTTCGTTATGCAAAAGTATTTATAAGCATATATGGAAATAATGAAGAGAAAAAAAACACCTTAGATGGTTTGAAAAGTGCCGCAGGTTTTATAAGGCGAGAATTAGGGAAAAAAATCAAAATGAGATATACACCGGAATTGATATTTGAGATAGATGATTCAATAGAATACGGTGCCCATATATCAGAGATATTAAAAAATTTAAATGATAAGGAGGATGGAAATGAGTGATTTTAAATGAGATAATCGAAAATATATTAAGTGCAAGTAATATCATATTAGTTACACATATATCACCTGATGGTGATGCCATTGGTTGTACAATAGCAATGTATAAAGCACTAAAATTATTAAAAAAAGATGTAAAAATATTTATTGATGATGATATTCCAGATGTTTATAAATTTTTGCCTAATAGCGACAAAATAGAAAGACCATATGATAAAAATGCAGATATTATTGTTGTTATTGATTGTGCAGACAAAGATAGAATAGGGAATGCACAGGAGCTTTTAAAGAAAGATATTATCTCGGTAAATATAGATCACCATATATCAAATACACTGTACGCAGATATAAATTATGTTGACACAAATGCTGCTTCAGCTGCAGAAATAATTTATCAGATTATTAAATTATTGGGTATTAATTTTGACTCGGATATATCAACATGTCTTTATACTGCAATTGTAACAGATACCGGTGGATTTATGTACAACTCAACAACGGCATTTACACATGAAGTAGCAGCAGATTTGATAAACAATGGGGCTCCTGTAAGTTATATTTCGGATAAAATATTTCATAATATCACATATAATAAAATAAAACTAATCGGGAGAGCCTTAGATAGCTTAAAATTGTATAAAAATGGTAAAATTGCATGCCTTGAGATAACAAAAAAGGATTTAGATGAGACAAATTCTAAAGTTTCCGACATAGAGAATATAGTAAATTATGGTAGAGATATTAACGGTGTTGAAGTTGCCATACTACTTGTTGAAAAAGATGATGAAATAAAAGTAAGCTTAAGGTCAAAGGAAAAAGTTGATGTAAATAAAATTGCCCAAATATTCGGTGGAGGTGGACATATAAGGGCTTCCGGCTGTTCTCTCAAAAATAGTTTAGAAGAAGCAAAGATTCAAATTTTAAATAAAATAAAGGATATTATTAATGAGGGATAAAATTGAATGGATTTTTAAATATATTAAAACCACCTGGTATGACATCTCATGATGTTGTCAATTTTGTAAGGAAACACCTTCATATAAAAAAAGTTGGTCATCTTGGAACATTAGATCCTGGCGCAGCAGGTGTATTACCAATATGTATTGGTAAAGCAACGAAATTATCAAATTATATGTTGGAACATAAAAAAAGTTACAGGGCAGAAATTACATTTGGATTTTCAACAGATACCCTTGATAAATATGGGAATATTTTACATGTTACTAAAGTGCGTAATTTAAATGAAAATGAGCTTATTAACGTAATTAATAGTTTTAGAGGCGATATTAAGCAGATTCCACCTATGTATTCTGCCAAAAAAGTAAAGGGTAAGAAATTATATGAATATGCTAAAGAAGGCAAAATCATAGAAAGAAATGAAATTGATATAACCATTTACGATATCAAAATTGTTTCCTATGTAAATTTATACAGATTAATGCTTGATATTGAATGCTCTAAAGGAACATATATAAGAACGTTGGTTTATGATATCTGTAAAAAGTTATCAATGGCAGGATACATGTCTTTGCTTATAAGAACAGCTGTAGGACCTTTCAAAATTGAGGATTCTATTACAATAGAAGAAATAAAAAATAAAAATTTCAAACTGATAGATATTGATAGTGTGCTTGATATGCCATTAATTTTTCTCAATGATGTTGATTCCTATAAAATTAAGCATGGACAGATAATAATGAATAAATATAATATTAATAACTTACCAAATGTGAAATTGTATGATAATAATAAAAATTTAATAGGCATTGGTAGAGTTAATGATAATAAAATATCTATTGAAAGATTATTGGTTGGAGTTGAGGAGTAATTGGAGATAATAGATGAAAATAATATTTATACTAACAGTGAATATAAAGCAGTAGCACTTGGTAATTTTGATGGAATACATTTAGGGCATCAAGCATTACTTAATAATACCGTCAAATTAGCGAAAAATAACCATATTGCAAGTGCTGTATTTACATTCAGACAGCATACAATGGAAATCATTAATCCTGAAAAAATGCCATTTTTATTAATTACGCTAAAGAAAAAAATAAAAATGTTATCACAATTTGATCTTGACTATTGTATATTATTTAATTTCACAAAAGAATATTCCAAAATGCAGCCAGAGGATTTTATTAAAAATGTTCTGGTTGATAAATTAAAAATGAAAATAGCAATAGTAGGTGAAAATTATAGATTTGGTTATAATGCAAGTGGAGATGTAAAGTTTTTAAAAGAAGCATCCATAAAATATGGATATAATGTTAACGTAATTAAACATATCAAAATTAATGATAAAACAGTTAGCAGCAGTTATATACGTAATTTAATAAAATTAGGGGAAATTGAAGAAGCAAATAAATGTCTTGGTCATTATTTCAGTCTCGAAGGTTATGTAACAGAAGGAGAAAAAATAGGTAGAGAACTTGGATTTCCAACTGCAAATATCAAAATAGATGAAAATATAATAATACCAAACTCTGGTGTATATTTAACGAGAATAAAAATAACAGATAATTATTTCATCGGGGTAACAAATGTCGGTTTTAATCCAACATTTAAAAATAGGGATTTTTCTATAGAAACATTTATATTAAATTTTAATGGTAATATTTATGGAAAATTTATAGAAATCGAATTTATAAAAAAAATTAGGGATGAAATAAAATTTAAAAATATTGAGGATTTAATACAACAGATCAATAATGATGTTGTATATGCACAAAATTATAAAAATATTTTACAAGAATAACTTTGTATGATAAAATATAATGTATGGTTACCTTTTGCTTTGATTTTCGTTCTCCGGCGGTATCAAAGCTTATAGGCGTATACAAAAATTATGGAGGTGAAAAAATGTTAAACAAAGAAAGAAAGAGTGAAATAATTAATCAAAATAAAGTTCATGAAAAAGATACTGGCTCACCTGAAGTACAGATTGCATTACTTACCGAAAGAATAAATACTTTAAATGAACATTTAAAAGTCCATAAAAAGGATCATCATTCCAGAAGAGGACTATTAAAGATGGTTGGTCAAAGAAGAGGATTATTGAACTATCTCATGAAAAAAGATATTGACAGGTACCGTGCCATCATTGATAAATTGGATTTAAGAAAATAGAGCGGGTTACCTCGCTCTATTTTAAATGTATTAAAGCCCTTATTTATGAAAAATACTAAAGAGTGAAAGGAGGATACTATGGAAAAAAATTTTGAAATGGAATTAGGAGGGAAAAAATTAATTATCCAAACAGGCAAATTAGCACAACTTGCAAATGGGAGTGTTCTTGTTAAATGTGAAGATACGGTAGTATTGGTAACTGCTTGTGCCTCGAAAGAGCCGAGAGAGGGTATTGATTTTTTCCCGCTTAGTGTTGATTATGAAGAAAGATTATATTCAGTAGGTAAAATACCTGGGGGTTTTATAAAAAGAGAAGGGAAACCAACTGAAAAGGCTATACTGACTTCGAGACTTATTGATAGACCTTTAAGACCTTTATTTCCACATGGATATAGAAATGATGTTCAGGTTATTGCAACAGTTCTTTCAGTCAGCTCAGATGTACAACCTGAAATAATTGCAATGATTGGTTCATCTGCAGCATTATCAATTTCAGATATACCATTTAATGGACCTACAGGTTCGGTATCTGTTGCAATGGTAGATAATAAATTTATTATAAATCCGGATCTAAAGACAAGAGAAAAAAGTACTCTGCATCTGACTGTTTCAGGGACAAAAGATGCCATAATGATGGTTGAAGCAGGTGCAGATGAAGTACCTGAAGATGTAATGCTGGATGCAATCATGTATGCACATGAATATATAAAAAAGATTGTTTCTTTTATAGAAGATATAGTGAGAGAAGTCGGAATTCCCAAGAGGGAAGTAATATTGCATAAGATAGATGCTGATATTGAAAACAATGTTAGAGAATTTGCGACAAAAAAGATATATAATGCATTAAGAACAGAAGAAAAAAAAGAAAGAAATGATAATATAGACAAGGTTGAAGAGGAAGTATTGGAACATTTCAAGGAAGAGTATCCAAATAATTTAACAGATATCGATGAAATATTATACATTATTACAAAAGAGCAAATGAGAAAAATGATAACAGAAGAAAAAATAAGGGTAGATGGTAGAGGACTTGATGATATACGTCCAATTACATGTGAAATAAATGTTTTACCAAGAACCCATGGCTCTGCAATCTTCACACGTGGACAAACACAGGTTATGACTGTAGCAACTTTAGGACCACTGGGTGATATCCAAATACTTGATGGACTTGGTGATGAAGAATCAAAAAGATATATGCACCATTATAATTTTCCACCTTTTAGTGTAGGTGAAACAAGGCCTTTAAGAGGACCTGGCAGAAGAGAAATTGGACACGGAGCATTAGCAGAAAGGGCACTCGAACCCATGATACCATCTGAAGATGAATTTCCTTATACAATCAGATTAGTATCGGAAGTATTAAGTTCTAATGGCTCTACGTCACAAGCCAGTGTTTGCGGAAGTACTTTGGCTTTGATGGATGCAGGTGTACCAATAAAATCTCCAGTAGCAGGTATAGCAATGGGTCTTATTAAAGAAGGCGATACGGTTTCTGTATTGACAGATATTCAAGGAATCGAGGATTTCTTAGGCGATATGGATTTTAAGGTTGCAGGAACAGAAAAAGGTATAACGGCAATACAGATGGATATTAAGATATCCGGAATTGATCGGGAAATTCTCTCAACTGCACTTCAAAAAGCGAGAAAAGGAAGATTATTTATATTAAACAAAATATTAGAAACTATTAAAGAACCTAAAAAAGAATTATCACCATATGCACCACGAATAATCAGATTGAATGTTGATCCTGATAAAATTAGAGAAATAATAGGTGCAGGTGGAAAAACTATAAATAAGATAATTGCTGATACAGGTGTTAAAATAGATATAGAAGATGATGGTACAGTTTTTATATCTTCGTCAGATTTAAAAGCCAGTGAAAAAGCAAAAAGAATAATTGAAACTATTACAAAAGAAATAAAAGTAGGTACTATCTATCTTGGCAAAATTGTTAAAATAGTTTCATTTGGTGCGTTTGTCGAATTAGCACCTGGGAAAGAGGGACTTCTTCATATATCTAAACTATCCAAAAAGCATGTAAATAAAGTTGAGGATGTTGTAAATTTAGGAGATGAAATCCTTGTAGAAGTAACAGAGGTAGATAAACAAGGTCGTATATATCTATCAAGAAAAGATATATTATCAGAAGAGGATAAAAAAGAAAAAGAATAATTAGATTGTTATTTTATATGAAAGAATAATCAAGGTATAATGTTAAAAATTGTATTTAACAATCATTATATCTTTTTTCATATAAATTTTTTATTGGATATGTGTAATATATTTAAACACCATATGAATAAAATTAAGTATGAAATATAAGATTGGTGGTGTTAATATGAAAATATATTATATAAAGTATCCTAAAAAATCATTCATATTTATTATCATTATTATAGCAATAATCTTATTCTTGTGCTTTTTAATAAATAGATCAATTACTACTTTTAATACTAATGAGCCTATTTATAAGGGAAATACTGATGAAAAGAAGATTGCGTTTGCATGCAATGTGGCATGGGGAAATGAATTTATACCACAGATGTTAAAAATATTTAAAGAAAATAATATTAATATAACATTTTTTTTTGAGGGGCAATGGGCCGAAAAGAATCCTAAAATAGTTAAAGAAATCGCTGAGGCTGGTCATGAAATAGGAAGCCATGGATATACACATGTAAAATATACTCAGTGGGATAAAGAGAAATATTCTGAGGATATAAAAAAATCATGTGAATTACTAAGGGAAATAACTGGGGTAAAACCGACGCTTTTTGCACCGCCGTATGGTGATTTCAATAATGAAGTTATAAAAACGGCAGAAAGTTTAGGATATAAAGTAATACTTTGGAGTATTGATACAATCGATTGGAATAATCCCAGTGTTGAAAATATTGTGAATAGAGTTGTAAATAAGAGCCATAATGGTGCAATTGTCTTAATGCATCCAACAAAAGGTACTGTTGAAGCATTGCCAATAATAATAAAAGAACTTAAATCAAAAGGTTATACAATTACAAATGTAACTAATGTCTTAAAATAATAGATAAAATATTCTTAAAGTTAAGTTAATAATGATAGAATTAGGGTGATAAAAATGGGAAACAACTTGCTGCTAAAAATAAAGAAAACAAAAGATGCTATTGATTTGCCATTACCACAATACATGAGTACTGGTGCAGCTGGTATGGATTTATTTGCAAATGTGCATGAAAGTATAAATATAAAACCTTCTGAAATTAAATTAATTCCGACGGGTATTCAAATTCAATTGCCATCAGGATATGAGGCGCAAATACGTCCAAGAAGCGGGCTTGCACTTAATTATGGAATTACCTTGCTTAATACTCCCGGAACGATTGACTCAGATTATAGGGGTGAAATTAAATTAATCCTTATAAATTTTGGCAGTAAAGATTTTACAGTAAAAAGAGGACAAAGAATTGCTCAGATGATTATAAATAAAATAGAATTGCCTCAAATTATCGAGGTTATTGAACTTAATGAAACAGACAGGGGTCCCTCTGGTTTTGGTCATACTGGATTATAAAGGGTGATAATATGAGATTAAGTGAATTTGGCAATAAAGAAATTGTTAATTTAAATGACGGAAGAAGATTGGGGCTTATGGAAGATTCAGATTTAATAATAGATGAAAATACTGGGAAAATCAAATCTATTATTGTCTATGAAATAAAAGGTTCAATTTTTAGAAATAAGATGGAAAATATAGAAATTCCTTGGGATGCGATTAAAAAAATAGGTAATGATATGATAATTGTTGAAGTCAAAATATAAAGAAAATCAAAAATATCTTTTTTTTATTACTTTAATAAAGTATAATAAAAGTTAATATATAATTAATGGAAGGGTGAGATTGTGAATATCTTAGTACAAAAGTTTGGTGGTACATCAGTAGCAACTAACGAAAGAAGGAACATGGCTGTATCAAAGGTTATAAATGCAATAGAACAGGGATATTCCCCTGTTGTTGTAGTATCAGCCATAGGAAGAAATGGTGATCCGTATGCGACAGATACTATGATTAATTTTGCTAAATCTATAAACAATGATATTCCAAAAAGGGAAATGGATATCCTGATGTCTTGTTGCGAAATTATTTCCAGCGTAATTTTTACAAATACGCTTATAAGTAAGGGTTATAAAGCCAAAGCCTTTACTGGAGGTCAAGCTGGTATAATTACAAATAGTAATTTTGGTAATGCTGACATTATTAGAGTAGAATCTAATCATTTGATGGATGCTGTAAATCAAAATATAATTCCCGTAGTAGCCGGATTTCAAGGAATAACTGTTGATGGTGAAATAACAACCTTAGGAAGAGGTGGTAGCGATATATCTGCTGTACTTCTCGGCGAAGCTTTAAAAGCATATGCTGTCGAAATTTATACAGATGTAGATGGTATTATGACTGCAGATCCTCGTATTGTGTCTAATGCAAATATATTGAAAAAAATAAGCTATAATGAAGTATTTCAACTTGCAGAGCAGGGCGCTAAGGTAATACATCCACGTGCAGTGGAGATAGCCATGAGAGGAAATGTACCTTTAATAATCAAAAATACCATGACAGATAGTCAAGGAACAATAATAACACAATATAACGATGCATATAACAATATATATAATGCTGATAAACTTGTCACAGGAATAGCAAATTTGAATAATAGAGTACAAATAGTATTAAACATGGCAAATGATGAAAATAATATATTTGAAAAAATAGCCGAAAATAAAATTAGTATTGATTTAATAAACATATTTCCTGATAAAAAGGTTTTTACAATATCAGAGCAAGACTTACAAAAGTTAGAGGAATTATTGGAAAAATATAAAATTGATTATACTATAAAGGAAAACTGCAGCAAGGTATCAATAGTAGGCAATAGAATACGTGGTGTTCCAGGGGTTATGTCAAAAATTATTAAAATATTATCAGATAATGACATTGAAATATATCAAACAGCGGACTCATATGATACGATATCATGCCTTATAAGTCAAGACAAAACTGAAAAAGCAATCAGGGCTTTACATGATGAATTTAAGCTTTAAAATTTATAATTAACGCATATTATGCGTTTTTTTTTTAATAATATAAATATACGGGAGCGTGATAAAATGAGTTCAATTAAAAATGCAGATACTACACCGCAAGAGATTCCTCAAATACAACAGAATATACAAAATTTTGGGCAAACAAATATACCGAATTTTGAGAGTAATATACATTGTCTTACAATAATAGGACAGATTGAAGGGCATCTTATATTACCACCTCAAAATAAAACTACTAAATATGAACATATAATTCCTCAGCTTGTTGCAATAGAAGAAAATCCTCAAATAAAGGGATTGTTAATATTGTTAAATACAGTTGGGGGTGATGTTGAAGCAGGGCTTGCCATATCTGAAATGATTGCAAGTCTATCAAAGCCAACAGTTTCAATTGTATTAGGAGGAGGACACAGCATTGGAGTACCGCTTGCAGTTTCATCAAATTATTCTTTTATAGTTCCAAGTGCTACAATGACGGTTCATCCAATCAGAATGACCGGTCTTGTAATTGGAGTTCCTCAAACATTTGAATATTTTAATAAAATGCAGGATAGAATTGTTGAATTTGTAATTAGAAATTCAAAAATAAAAAGAGAAATATTTTTAGACCTTATGCTGAAAATAGGTGAACTTGCTAATGATGTTGGTACAATACTTATTGGGAAAGAAGCAGTAGAATATGGATTAATAGATGAAATTGGGGGTGTATCTGAGGCACTAAAAAAATTACAAGAACTTATCAAAAAAAATGAAGGTGGTATATAATGTTATATACAGTGATTCCCTATGAATTAATTTTTGAAAAGAGGGATGATATTAATAATAATTATTTTGAAACGGTGATAGAAAATAAACATTTACTGCTTGAGGAAATTTCCAAAAACTGTTTTAAAATTATAAGATTATATTCGACTAATCCATGTGATTATTTAGATATTAAATTTAACCCTGGAACTATTATAAATACACGGTTTATATAAATTATGATATAATAGATGTGTAAAACACATCTATTTTTATTTACGAATAGAGGAATTTTAATGAATATGTAGAATAAATTATAAGGTGATGAATTATGAAATCAAAGAGGGAAGATATATACAAAAATGAAATTATTGGAATTATATTTTGCGTTATTGCTATTTTATCTATATTAAGTCTTTATACAAAATCTACAGGTATTTTAGGGTATAATATTTCCATACTATTAAAAGGGTTATTTGGTATTGGTGCATATGTTGTTTCTTTATTGATATTAGTTTTTGCTTTTTTATTTCTTTTTAAGAAAAGTGATTTTTTAAAAACCAAAAAGGTTATTTCGCTTTTAATAATATTTTTATGTTTTATAAGTATTGATCATTTATATTATTTTAATAATGTAATATCAATTAGAGATTATATTGCAGAGGCTTATAAAAATGGGATTAAAAATATTGGTGGAGGTATGATTGCAAGTATTATTCTTTATGTTCTTTTAAAATTAATCGGAATTATAGGTACTTTATTATTTTTGAGTGCTTCATTAATTATATGTTCAATAATTATTACAGATATTTCATTTGTAAATTCAATAAAAATGCTTTTAGCTTTAATAAAAAATAAAATTAATAACAAAAAAATAATAGTCGATGATTTTGAAAAAACAATTGCTGAGGTAACTATAACAAAAGAAAATCAAGATTGCAATGATTTAGAAGAAAATAATATTGAAATCGTACAGCCTATACTGGAAGAAAAAGTCAAATCGAATAATCAGAAACCGGATATGGTTCCTGCTAATAAAAATAACGGGAATTATAATTTTCCGCCATTAACACTTTTAAAAGACGGTAATCAAAGGCAGAAGATTAATAATAACATTATTATTGAAAATGTAAAAAAACTTGAGCAGACATTATTAAATTTTGGAATTGAGGCAAAAGTTATTCAAGTTACTCGAGGACCAGCGATTACAAGATTTGAACTCCAGCCTAATCCAGGTATTAAAGTAAGTAGAATAGTAAGTTTAACTGATGACATATCCTTGAGTTTGGCTGCACCGTCTGTAAGAATTGAAGCACCAATACCAGGGAAATCTGCCATTGGTTTGGAAGTCCCAAATGACAAAATATCGATAGTAACATTAAAAGAAGTTATTGACACAAATAAATTTAAAAATCATAAATCTGACTTATCCATTGCACTTGGAAAAGATATTGCAGGGAATGTTATTGTTACAGATTTAGCAAAAATGCCTCACTTATTAATTGCAGGTGCTACAGGTTCTGGGAAAAGTGTATGTATAAATACTTTGATTATAAGTTTATTATACAAAGCATTGCCAGATAAAGTTAAAATGATATTAATTGATCCAAAGGTAGTTGAGCTTAATATTTATAATGGGATTCCACATTTATTAACACCAGTTGTTACAGATCCTAAAAAAGCTGCAGGTGTACTTAACTGGGCAGTTCAAGAAATGACAAATAGATATAAAATGTTCGCAGATATAAATGTAAGAGATATAGAAGGTTACAACAGAATTAATAAAGAAAATCACATGTCTAAAATAGTTATAATAATTGATGAATTATCTGACCTAATGATGGTATCCCCTTCCGAAGTAGAAGAATATATATGCAGATTAGCACAAATGGCAAGAGCAGCAGGTATTTA
This is a stretch of genomic DNA from Aceticella autotrophica. It encodes these proteins:
- the dapG gene encoding aspartate kinase, with product MNILVQKFGGTSVATNERRNMAVSKVINAIEQGYSPVVVVSAIGRNGDPYATDTMINFAKSINNDIPKREMDILMSCCEIISSVIFTNTLISKGYKAKAFTGGQAGIITNSNFGNADIIRVESNHLMDAVNQNIIPVVAGFQGITVDGEITTLGRGGSDISAVLLGEALKAYAVEIYTDVDGIMTADPRIVSNANILKKISYNEVFQLAEQGAKVIHPRAVEIAMRGNVPLIIKNTMTDSQGTIITQYNDAYNNIYNADKLVTGIANLNNRVQIVLNMANDENNIFEKIAENKISIDLINIFPDKKVFTISEQDLQKLEELLEKYKIDYTIKENCSKVSIVGNRIRGVPGVMSKIIKILSDNDIEIYQTADSYDTISCLISQDKTEKAIRALHDEFKL
- a CDS encoding polyribonucleotide nucleotidyltransferase, yielding MEKNFEMELGGKKLIIQTGKLAQLANGSVLVKCEDTVVLVTACASKEPREGIDFFPLSVDYEERLYSVGKIPGGFIKREGKPTEKAILTSRLIDRPLRPLFPHGYRNDVQVIATVLSVSSDVQPEIIAMIGSSAALSISDIPFNGPTGSVSVAMVDNKFIINPDLKTREKSTLHLTVSGTKDAIMMVEAGADEVPEDVMLDAIMYAHEYIKKIVSFIEDIVREVGIPKREVILHKIDADIENNVREFATKKIYNALRTEEKKERNDNIDKVEEEVLEHFKEEYPNNLTDIDEILYIITKEQMRKMITEEKIRVDGRGLDDIRPITCEINVLPRTHGSAIFTRGQTQVMTVATLGPLGDIQILDGLGDEESKRYMHHYNFPPFSVGETRPLRGPGRREIGHGALAERALEPMIPSEDEFPYTIRLVSEVLSSNGSTSQASVCGSTLALMDAGVPIKSPVAGIAMGLIKEGDTVSVLTDIQGIEDFLGDMDFKVAGTEKGITAIQMDIKISGIDREILSTALQKARKGRLFILNKILETIKEPKKELSPYAPRIIRLNVDPDKIREIIGAGGKTINKIIADTGVKIDIEDDGTVFISSSDLKASEKAKRIIETITKEIKVGTIYLGKIVKIVSFGAFVELAPGKEGLLHISKLSKKHVNKVEDVVNLGDEILVEVTEVDKQGRIYLSRKDILSEEDKKEKE
- a CDS encoding YlmC/YmxH family sporulation protein → MRLSEFGNKEIVNLNDGRRLGLMEDSDLIIDENTGKIKSIIVYEIKGSIFRNKMENIEIPWDAIKKIGNDMIIVEVKI
- a CDS encoding polysaccharide deacetylase family protein — translated: MKIYYIKYPKKSFIFIIIIIAIILFLCFLINRSITTFNTNEPIYKGNTDEKKIAFACNVAWGNEFIPQMLKIFKENNINITFFFEGQWAEKNPKIVKEIAEAGHEIGSHGYTHVKYTQWDKEKYSEDIKKSCELLREITGVKPTLFAPPYGDFNNEVIKTAESLGYKVILWSIDTIDWNNPSVENIVNRVVNKSHNGAIVLMHPTKGTVEALPIIIKELKSKGYTITNVTNVLK
- a CDS encoding bifunctional riboflavin kinase/FAD synthetase, yielding MEIIDENNIYTNSEYKAVALGNFDGIHLGHQALLNNTVKLAKNNHIASAVFTFRQHTMEIINPEKMPFLLITLKKKIKMLSQFDLDYCILFNFTKEYSKMQPEDFIKNVLVDKLKMKIAIVGENYRFGYNASGDVKFLKEASIKYGYNVNVIKHIKINDKTVSSSYIRNLIKLGEIEEANKCLGHYFSLEGYVTEGEKIGRELGFPTANIKIDENIIIPNSGVYLTRIKITDNYFIGVTNVGFNPTFKNRDFSIETFILNFNGNIYGKFIEIEFIKKIRDEIKFKNIEDLIQQINNDVVYAQNYKNILQE
- a CDS encoding ClpP family protease, which codes for MSSIKNADTTPQEIPQIQQNIQNFGQTNIPNFESNIHCLTIIGQIEGHLILPPQNKTTKYEHIIPQLVAIEENPQIKGLLILLNTVGGDVEAGLAISEMIASLSKPTVSIVLGGGHSIGVPLAVSSNYSFIVPSATMTVHPIRMTGLVIGVPQTFEYFNKMQDRIVEFVIRNSKIKREIFLDLMLKIGELANDVGTILIGKEAVEYGLIDEIGGVSEALKKLQELIKKNEGGI
- a CDS encoding DHH family phosphoesterase, with the protein product MILNEIIENILSASNIILVTHISPDGDAIGCTIAMYKALKLLKKDVKIFIDDDIPDVYKFLPNSDKIERPYDKNADIIVVIDCADKDRIGNAQELLKKDIISVNIDHHISNTLYADINYVDTNAASAAEIIYQIIKLLGINFDSDISTCLYTAIVTDTGGFMYNSTTAFTHEVAADLINNGAPVSYISDKIFHNITYNKIKLIGRALDSLKLYKNGKIACLEITKKDLDETNSKVSDIENIVNYGRDINGVEVAILLVEKDDEIKVSLRSKEKVDVNKIAQIFGGGGHIRASGCSLKNSLEEAKIQILNKIKDIINEG
- the truB gene encoding tRNA pseudouridine(55) synthase TruB, yielding MKLNGFLNILKPPGMTSHDVVNFVRKHLHIKKVGHLGTLDPGAAGVLPICIGKATKLSNYMLEHKKSYRAEITFGFSTDTLDKYGNILHVTKVRNLNENELINVINSFRGDIKQIPPMYSAKKVKGKKLYEYAKEGKIIERNEIDITIYDIKIVSYVNLYRLMLDIECSKGTYIRTLVYDICKKLSMAGYMSLLIRTAVGPFKIEDSITIEEIKNKNFKLIDIDSVLDMPLIFLNDVDSYKIKHGQIIMNKYNINNLPNVKLYDNNKNLIGIGRVNDNKISIERLLVGVEE
- the dut gene encoding dUTP diphosphatase, whose product is MGNNLLLKIKKTKDAIDLPLPQYMSTGAAGMDLFANVHESINIKPSEIKLIPTGIQIQLPSGYEAQIRPRSGLALNYGITLLNTPGTIDSDYRGEIKLILINFGSKDFTVKRGQRIAQMIINKIELPQIIEVIELNETDRGPSGFGHTGL
- the rpsO gene encoding 30S ribosomal protein S15 translates to MLNKERKSEIINQNKVHEKDTGSPEVQIALLTERINTLNEHLKVHKKDHHSRRGLLKMVGQRRGLLNYLMKKDIDRYRAIIDKLDLRK
- a CDS encoding YlzJ-like family protein, which produces MLYTVIPYELIFEKRDDINNNYFETVIENKHLLLEEISKNCFKIIRLYSTNPCDYLDIKFNPGTIINTRFI
- the rbfA gene encoding 30S ribosome-binding factor RbfA gives rise to the protein MQYRSGRLSEEIKREISKMIFEEIKDPRISPMISITDINVTRDLRYAKVFISIYGNNEEKKNTLDGLKSAAGFIRRELGKKIKMRYTPELIFEIDDSIEYGAHISEILKNLNDKEDGNE